The DNA region TAGACCGTAGCTTCTCATAACCCACTCACAAAGACTTAGCATGGCTTTGAAGAGAATACAGAAGGTGAGAACAGTCgtcttttcttaattttgtttaatgtgcCCGACAGGATGAAGCTATGCGGCGGAAACGCCTATGTAATGTTAGCTATCTGTTTGTTAGCCGTTTCTGGTGGCTGTTTGTTGTAAGTCTCATTTTCTCGATTTTGTACAATTAGCAGGCTGCTTTAGCAATCTGCTTTTGAGTCAATCAAACTTTTGATTAATttgtgtcttaaaaaaaaaaatcatatttcctGCTTTTGTCGCTGATTTGCAGAGTGTGGTGAACCGACATCAGGACACGAGCCATTTATTGGACTTGTAAAAAGGCTCACATTTGTACATGTGATGGTTGTATGCCGAAGCTTATTATGCTATCAGCAAGCGGCATTATGAAAGCATTAATGACAACACATTTTGGGTTGGTTTCTTACAGCGTAGTATAGCTTCCTCCCTTGTATGCTTGTTTGCTAAAACTAGTTGacacttaagtaaaagtaaatgtgTGTAAGCATTAATATTGTTAAGGTGTGCAAAATagtaaagttttagttttcttttcaggAGCTAAATGACTTGCAGAGAGACCCTCCAGCTTCATGTTCTGCTGGACCTGTAGGAGAAGACAGTAAGTGTGAGGATCTGGATCTGTGAAAATTTTTAGAAACCATCTGTTCTTTTCTCTATGTTTTTAATCCTTGAATTAGTGCTGTGTTTTTGAGACTGAGTTGTGACTCAGATGTTATGTGTGTTAATTGCGTAACCTGATGTTTGTTTATCTTACTTCCTTAAGTGTTTCACTGGCAAGCCACCATCACAGGACCGGTAAGCTGTTTCTGCTGGATTCTGGATTTGCTTGCAgcacttttaaaaaccaaattgCTTCTAGATCTTTAGACAATAGTGTTTTATGTTGACTTTACAGCTCTTTCTGTTGTGTATGGAGAACACAGACTAGCATACTCTACCGTAATGTTATTCACTGAAGCCCATGACGCTGTTGAGCCACAAATATTGGGCATGCTTTGGCAATAATCTACTCTTGTGTTTCAGAATGACAGCCCTTACCACGGAggagtttttttcctttctgtccaTTTTCCCACTGACTATCCTTTTAAACCACCAAaggtaaaaatagaaatgtcttttaaaacattatctttGTTGTCAGATATGAACTTGCtacataaaaatatcaactaCAGTCTGGTATAGCTGGACTTCAACCTCGTTGTAAAAaagagctttttcttttttgggctTTCTTTTCCTCCATAGGTCGCCTTTACTACAAAAATCTATCACCCAAACATAAACAGCAATGGCAGCATTTGCCTTGACATCTTGAGGTCTCAGTGGTCCCCTGCTCTTACGATCTCAAAAGGTAACTAAACTTTGTATTTTGCCAATTCATTACAGACTTTGCTGCAACAGATGCGGGTCAAAAATGATACACAACAATAcaactgtaaatgtaaattgGGTGAAGGACAAAAAATGAGGCACATGTTTCATACTGATCCTCTCTCAGTTTGTATAAGACATGTAGACATTGTGTAGCTGCTTTGACAACTGatgatttaaagtaattttttgtcatttacttGTTACCATTGTTCtttccttttatatttattacaatgGTATGTAGGGGTGGCCATTTATTGTACTATCTAGCATTGCCTTGGGGGGGGGAAATGGGACAAAAATGAGTAATTGTGTTATCATGTTAAACTGTTGGCTTACCTCAAAACTGACTGAATAATTGAATAGCTGAACCTAACTGATAACTTTATTTCCATGAAGTTATCAATAAATGcagcatttacatttaaaaatataacttaatatAGTCTTAAGTGGCATAGTTGTGCTGCTTAATTTAAGCCTTGAAGGGAAGTAACCCTTTTTCAAATTGTGAAACGTTATTGTTAGAGCAGTATgaagtgtttgtgtctttttattgtcACTGTTATCATATTTGCAATAGATTGCacaaaacatgtgaaaaaaggGTACATATATTCCTTATTTCCTTCTTGCTCAGTCATTTTGGTTTGTTCAAGGTCACAGCCTGGCCCAAAATGGGATCAGAATCAAAATCAATGGAAATAGGCTGTCATATAAATTTTCAGGTATATGTGAGATTTCAGTGTTTGTGGCAATTCATCACCACGACTCATTCAAAGATTATTTGATACAGTGTGAAATAAATGGCTCTGGTTTAATTTGCACCTTCATTTGATCCATTTTGCTTCTATTTTGGGACCAGTAACCACCAATTTTATACAGATGTAGTCTGACATATCCTTGCATCTCTCCTTGTATTTaactattttcttaaattattgaGACGATTCACCATAAAAATGCTCTTCTCACATGCTAATTCcagtttatccatccattttctgttcacccttttccctaatggggtcgggagggttgctggtgcctatctccagctacgttccgggcgagaggcggggttcaccctggacaggtcgccagtctgtcgcagggcaacaaagagacatacaggacacacaaccattcacacacacactcacacctagggagaatttagagagacaaattaacctgacagtcatgtttttggactgtgagaggaagccggagaacccggagagaacccacgcatgcacagggagaacatgcaaactccatgcagaaagaccccgggccgggaatcgaacccaggaccttcttactgcaaggcaacagctctaccaactgcgccactctGCAGCCCCTAATTctagttcattttattttattttgttctgacaCAAGTGTTGGCTCGTTGACACTTATGCCAGATTAAGATACTTATGATTGAACAAGATCATAATTCTAAGTgagctgctgctttttgttaaatataataTAGTAATTAGCCATGAAGGACATTTCCTTGTAATatgaattggttgcatgactgACATGACGTGAATCCAAAAAGGTGGGATCCACAGTGGCAACAGCTGAAAAGATTCAAACGGATAAAATGAACAGCACCTAAATAAATTGATACACTGTGGTTTAAACTGCTATAGCTTTCCATATATAATGGTGTATTACCAAATGTATGCCATTTTGGTCTAAATGTGAGGGAAATAAAGGAATTTTGTGTGACGTCAATGCAATGTCTTAGAGatatttgtgttgcttttaatgTCTTCTTATTCTGAGTAGTTCAGAGAATTGCAGGTGCATCAGGACCATTTTTCAGAGTTTCCAGAGTCTGGCAATTATTAACCAAATCAATTAGCAATTAGGTGAAACTTGCAATTTCTTGTCTTGTTTGCGCCTCAGAAAGCCAGCTGCTTTGAAGTACATTTCACTTGAGAAGAATCTTATTAAGCTTTGATGTTTTGAGTTGTGGGTTGTGTCAGCTCTGTGCGTGAGACTCACATGTGTGGTATGCATGACATGTGAGAGCCGCAGCAGAACCTTTCGACATGTCCGTAAAAGAGCTGTGTGGTACATGTGGTGATGAATTTGTGTTTGCCACAGAGTAACCAGGCAAACACAGaagtgtttcattttgtcttcccctgccattaaaacaaaaagaagagtttGTCTGGAGGCATGAAATGAGGGTGTTAATTGCAAACTGACCTTGAAGACTTGGTGAGGAGTTGTTCCTTTCTCTTGAGAAACTCTTAGCTAAAATACAGTCAGAAAGATAGAAAAGTGAGGAAGTGCGTGTCGGATATCTGCGGCGTGCACAAGAAGCGGGAGAAAGATGGAGCATACATACAATAAGAAAATCTTCcttttttgctaatttgttttcttttcaatagAAGGCTCCTAGAAAGATCTAAGCAGGAAATGTACagcaaattcaaacaaaaaggcacttcttttacacacattttttgttcttatttgttttttaagttttgttgtcCATCTGCTCCCTTCTTTGTGACCCAAATCCTGATGATCCGCTCGTCCCTGAGATTGCACAGATCTACAAGACAGATAGACAAAAGTgagtatttttgtattaaattatcTGACaaatctcttttcttctttctaatttatgtctttttttgtcctcttaAGGTATAACAAACTAGCTAGAGAATGGACCCAGAGGTACGCAATGTGACGGAAAAATATAAAGCAACAACTTCTGCCAGAACTTCTCAACAGATGACAGTACTGTTCAAGTGCTTTCCCCACACTGGTTGTAACTGAGGTGTTTAATATGCTTAATGCACTTTCTCTACTGAGGTTTTACTTGACTTACCCGTTTTACTATTTTGGCATTATTGGAATTATTATTCGGAATATTTTATTCGAAGTGTTGCGGTGGAGCGACTGTATGTTTCTTTGAacagatttgtatttatatttttcattatcttgaaataaagatatttagCAGAATATGAAatccatttactttttttttttttttttttttaataaagcaacCCTCCTTCAATGTGTTGTAGGAGGGCTTCCGTATTTAACCCCGTTATTGTCTGTTTTATAGTTTAcatgaccactagatggcacaCCTCACTTTATACTAACCAAGCCATTTTTAATGAGGCGTTATCTGTTCCCCTCcacatgatttgttttatttaactttggTCTACTTGCCAAATGCCTAATTATGTGGACTGTGGTTATTACTGTTTTGCTggaatgatgaaataaaaatagaaaggatgttctataaattaaaattgaattatCTTCTCCAACAGCTGTCCCAATGTTCTTGTACAATTAGCAAATACAGATTAATGAAGATGttccagatttcttttaaaatgttcatttgtgcTTATTTATGTGAAGGGCTGCAAacatgcttttttgttttacagttacatttttgcagtttgcaaaatataaaatttttttatcttgctgtacttaaaaaatcatttatattttagcaTAAATTAAACTTCATTTCAAGGAAAGACCTTATGTTGCAACAAAATAGTTCTGAGTTCTAGTCATATAGCATGCAGACATTATGATGAGGATGTCATTTTATGGTACTTTATTCTATGCAGCTGTACCTATTGTGTAGTAAATCTACAGTGTTTACAAGGTAAACtggttttaacagtttttattatttaattcctGCAGTGTATGAAGATACATGAGGGTTTTATGATGCAGATATAGTCTGCATTGCCTTCATAGCCATTCTTTAACAGGCCAATTTTGTTCACTAGATCAGATTGTAGTTAGTTGCTAGGGGAAAACCATTTTAGGTAAATtattatggcaaaaaaaatatttttttgctacaTAATTGAgcattcattatttaaattgttcattttattttatacggTGCAGTAATTATGATGCAATAGACATGCTGTGACAGACAAGTTCAGTGGTTGTATATTTCAAACAATTGGGTGCACAAGCTTAAATTTGCAATGACTTTTCTCTAATCTACACAAGTCAAAATACTACATACACCCCCATTATTACCCATCCACTCGTTCTCTTACACACCCCTAGTGGTGTCATGATGCGTGCTGGCGCCTATCTCCAGCACTCAACGGGCAAGAGGCGTTGACTTATGCGATCCTGCAATGGACAGATGGCCAGTCCATttcagggcaacacagacaggATAAACAATCTTTCAAGCACGCACGCCCACCTGAGAAGAGTTTAGACAGACCAATCAAcccaacagtcatgtttttggactgtggagcttctggaaaaaaagtttaatgttgGAACTGTACAATAAGGAAGTAGGACTACCttcaaattcttaaaattaaatcaacaagTAAATTGTTGAAACTGTTATACAGATTGGGTGAATAAGAAGGGAAATGATCCACAATATTAAAGTGCTTTCAGTTCAGGATAGCCTGACATCAATCTTCTTGAAAGTGGATGTAGTGTACCTAAAAGCcaaccaattttaaaaaaaataagttttagcACTTCTAGAAGGACAAGTTAAAATATCTGGAAGAAACTTGCTGGTAGCAACAAATGGCATGTGATTTATCGGCAGCATGCTAACTGGAATAAGAAAAAGTCTAGCAATCAGATTATGGCTGTCATCATTGGTCACAAAGACTTACTTGCCTGCTGAGTCAGAATCACACTTTATGTACATTTACTGGCTGTGTTATTAGGCACATTTGTTAAGTTGCTTGTTAAAGCAGATAGCAAATCAGCCATGCACATGGCAGCAACTCACTCTGTAAATTTAGACAAGTAAATGTGGTGAAAATGGTCGTTTAAGTGACTTTTGAATGTGATGTGGTCATTGTTGCCAGATTGGGTAGTTAGAATATTATATAAATTGCCAATGTACTGGGATTTAATGCACAACCATCTCTTTGGATTACTGAGTGGTCCAGGAAAACATCTAGTTGTGTGGATGAATTTCCTTATTGATGATTGTGGTGATTAGCCAGAATGGACaatagagaaaaacaacaatcgCTAAAATAACCACCTTATGAGCAGGGTATGCAGAATACCGTCTCTTGAATGTGCAACATGTTAAAGTAGATGGGGAAACAGCAGCATGTTggctaacaaaaataaatctagaatCAAAATGTACACAAGTTCACCAGAACTGGCTAAATGTTGTCTGGTCTAATGAGTCTCAATTTGAGCAGCAATATTCAGGGCCAGGATTTTGTGTTAACAACATGAAAGAATGGATTCATCCTGCTTTTATTAACGGTGATGGTAGTGTAATGCCATGGGGGATATTTTCTTGGCACAGTTTGGGCTCTTTTCAACCTACTGTACATTGTTGAAACACCACTTCCACCTTAAGTATTGCATACATCTCCCCCATCGTGATCCCATACCCGTCTTCTGATGGCTGTGTTCTGGAGGAAATGTAGTCTAAGCTGACATCCTCTCAAACTGCATCCTTGAACATGACGAGGAGTTCATTGGACACTATACCCTTCTTCTGGTCACCAGATCTCAGTCCAATAGAGTAGCTTGGAAGGTGGTGGGAAAGGGGGTCAGCAGCGCATCAGTAGAAACCGCATAAGACTCACTCAAGCAGACTCTAGTACATGTAGGGTGttcctaataaagtggccagtgacATGTAGCATCTAATTTCAAAGATGGCCTGCTCTAAATTTTTCTTTGGTTCCGTTCGTGCATTGGTTCCTTGCAGGATTCAAGACGgcctcatgttttcttttagtacTGTAAAAACTTTTGAATGCACATGTTTTAAGGTGTAAAAGTGACTGTAGCCTCTTCTTTCAAGTGATGCATGAAGTTGCTCaaccagaaacaacaaatgaaatccAGAAACTTTCTCGGAACCAGTGAAAATGTAGAGATCTTCGCAGGAACCCGGAGGGCGGGGTGTGGAGGGGGGTGATGTTCTAAAACTTTCTGGGAGGAGTCTGACACGTGAAACTTTCCCGAGGAGCTGCTTGGTATGTGTGCTGGTAGAGGCTCCGTTAACTCTGCAGACAGGCGAACAACAGCGAGCGGatctctgagctgctgctgctgctgctgcctacCTTTATGAGTCTGTCCAATGGGGGAAAAACGACTGGGCTTGAAGTAACCGCGGAGgaaaaatttcaaataataataataataataaaaacttcgACTGCCCTACAATGAGCACGCACGGCGCCTCGAAGTgacggatttttttttattttcttttaagttaacAGACgtctggattttttcttttattattattgtctttttttatttatttaactctaGCTTTAAAAGTCAAATCGCTGTGGCCCCTGGAGAAAGTTACCGTGCGGCGCCATGGCTGCCCAGTGCGACACTCTGAGCGGATacttgcagcagcagcagtcggACCAGGGCTCAAACAGCGAGCGCAGCACCGACTCCCCTCTCCCCGGATCAGAGGAGGACCTCAGCGGGCCCCATCCGCTACCAGACCCGGAGTGGACCGAGGAGAGGTTCCGTGTGGACCGTAAGAAGCTGGAAATCATGTTGTTaggtaaatgaataaaaacaaaaaactccagTTAAGTTAATATGTCCTAATTtcaatgttaaatatttgtaacaAAGTAGCAACTACCCGACTCTTTCGGATACTTAATTGATAGGCAAGTATGGTTGTAGTGGCGGACATGTTGGTTTTTCTTGATACCATGTGGCATAAAATTAAGTTTCTTGTGCATTATTTGGAATAATCAATCAAAGCAATTAACCCAAGGCAATTAGTGTTTTCAATGATTGCTTTGTGACTTTAACACCAATACATAAAGTAGCTGtgagggaaattaaattataGATTTATTCTGTAATTTGTCGGTGGATGAGGCCCTAAAtttaaagaagttaaaaaagagtttctctgttttgtcaTGAAAGTTGTAGCCGAACTTACGTGCTCTGACCACAAGGTGTCGCGACACAAGTTCCTGTTTGCTTGCAGGTGTGTCTGTAGACTAAACTGAAgttgacctgaacattcagttTACTTGCTTTCCAGCAGAAGAGTTTGCTTATGCGTACAGCTGATGAAACAGGCTTGACTCATCTCaaggttttcatgttttagcCTTTCTTTATTGCCAGTGCCTCCATTCATCATGGTTGCTTAAAACATAACTGGTTCCTGCTGAGCTGCCAGGAATAATTTAAGCTTCTACAGTATTAGAACTAAGACTGGGTTAATTTTAGAGTGCCACTGTATTGTAACCTTGAATACAAACTTGGCATTTATGTTAAAATCTAAATCCACAACACGGTATCAGTGATGTATTTAAGGCAAAAGCAGCAATCATTCCCATTTCTGCGCTGTCATAATCACATGTTGTAGCATCAACATGTAATATTGCAATGCACAGTATTGGTTTTCAATATGGATttaacacaatattttgtggtactattgtgataatgacAAATGTACTGATAagaactattatttttttctgaggtGGCTGTGACTTGAATGGCACAACTACTGTAgcctcacaaacacaaataccaCTCCTGAAAAACGTATTTATTTGTAATACGCTTCATTAGGTCACCAATA from Gambusia affinis linkage group LG13, SWU_Gaff_1.0, whole genome shotgun sequence includes:
- the LOC122842124 gene encoding ubiquitin-conjugating enzyme E2 D2-like isoform X1; the protein is MALKRIQKELNDLQRDPPASCSAGPVGEDMFHWQATITGPNDSPYHGGVFFLSVHFPTDYPFKPPKVAFTTKIYHPNINSNGSICLDILRSQWSPALTISKVLLSICSLLCDPNPDDPLVPEIAQIYKTDRQKYNKLAREWTQRYAM
- the LOC122842124 gene encoding ubiquitin-conjugating enzyme E2 D2-like isoform X2; this encodes MFHWQATITGPNDSPYHGGVFFLSVHFPTDYPFKPPKVAFTTKIYHPNINSNGSICLDILRSQWSPALTISKVLLSICSLLCDPNPDDPLVPEIAQIYKTDRQKYNKLAREWTQRYAM